In one Cervus elaphus chromosome 9, mCerEla1.1, whole genome shotgun sequence genomic region, the following are encoded:
- the INSL3 gene encoding insulin-like 3 — translation MDRRPLTWALVLLGPALAIALSPAAAQEAPEKLCGHHFVRALVRLCGGPRWSSEDRRPVAGGDRELLRWLEGQHLLHGLMAGGDPVLVLAPQPLPQASRHHHHHRRATAINPARHCCLSGCTRQDLLTLCPH, via the exons ATGGACCGTCGTCCGCTCACCTGGGCTCTGGTGCTGCTGGGCCCGGCCCTTGCGATCGCCCTCAGCCCTGCAGCCGCGCAGGAGGCGCCTGAGAAACTGTGTGGCCACCACTTCGTGCGTGCGCTCGTGCGGCTGTGCGGCGGCCCGCGCTGGTCTTCCGAGGACCGGCGACCTGTGGCTGGCGGCGACC GTGAGCTCCTACGGTGGCTGGAAGGACAACATCTCCTCCATGGGCTGATGGCCGGTGGGGACCCTGTGCTGGTTCTGGCTCCACAACCCCTGCCCCAGGCTTCtcgccatcaccaccaccaccgccggGCAACTGCCATCAACCCTGCCCGCCACTGCTGCCTTAGCGGCTGCACCCGGCAAGACCTGCTGACCCTCTGTCCCCACTGA
- the JAK3 gene encoding tyrosine-protein kinase JAK3 isoform X2 — MPFAEGLGNGSLKPQKPLDHHLPAPPGGCLREGMSIAHFTYEKTNVRDGGSLVQHHTASQGYNLGSVRSWHSPPLIISTTPGFSPPPQLSFSQLVWTREVPPIWATKGLDQCHLGSASPGAPLCSGLSLKEQGECLSLAVLDLARMALEQAQRPEELLKTVSYKACLPPGLRDLIQGLSFVTRRRIRRTVRRALRRVAACQADRHSLMVKYIMDLERLDPDRAAETFRVGLPGAAGGQDTPGLLRVAGGTGIAWSPGEQEVLQPFCDFPEIVDISIKQAPCIGPAAEHRLVTITRTDNQILEAEFPGLPAALSFVALVDGYFRLTTDSRHYFCKEVAPPRLLEEVAEQCHGPITLDFAINKLKTGGSLPGSYVLRRSPQDFDSYLLTVCVLTPLGPDYKGCLIRCDPTGTFSLAGLGRPHSSLRELLAACWNGGLHVDGVELYLTFCCNPRPKEKSNLIVVRRGCNPPTSSPVQPQFQCQLSQMTFHKIPADSLQWHENLGHGSFTKIYRGCHHEIVDGEARETEVLLKVMDAKHKNCMESFLEAASLMSQVSYQHLILLHGVCMAGDSIMVQEFVRLGALDTYLRKCGHLVPASWKLQVIKQLAYALNYLEDKGLPHGNVSARKVLLAREGTDGNLPFIKLSDPGVSPTVLSLEMLTDRIPWVAPECLQEARTLGLEADKWGFGATVWEVFSGVTVPISALEPAKKLQFYQERQQLPAPKWMELALLIQQCMAYEPGQRPSFRAVIRDLNSLITSDYELLSDPTPGTLAPRDGLWNGTQFYACQDPTIFEERHLKYISQLGKGNFGSVELCRYDPLGDNTGALVAVKQLQHSGPEQQRDFQREIQILKALHSDFIVKYRGVSYGPGRQSLRLVMEYLPSGCLRDFLQRHRTRLDAARLLLYASQICKGMEYLGSCRCVHRDLAARNILVESETHVKIADFGLAKLLPLDKDYYVVREPGQSPIFWYAPESLSDNIFSRQSDVWSFGVVLYELFTYSDKNCSPSAEFLRMMGCERDVPALCRLLELLAEGQRLPAPPACPSEVHELMKLCWAPNPQDRPSFSALGPQLDALWSGTRG, encoded by the exons ATGCCTTTTGCTGAGGGCTTGGGAAATGGGAGTTTAAAACCACAGAAACCCTTGGATCATCATCTCCCTGCACCTCCTGGTGGGTGCCTCAGGGAGGGCATGAGCATTGCTCATTTCACATATGAGAAGACTAATGTCAGAGACGGTGGTTCACTTGTCCAACATCACACAGCAAGTCAAGGGTATAACCTGGGTTCTGTGAGGTCTTGGCACAGTCCCCCCCTCATCATATCCACTACTCCAgggttctcccctcccccacagcttTCATTTTCCCAACTGGTTTGGACTAGAGAAGTGCCACCGATTTGGGCTACGAAAGGACTTGACCAGTGCCATCTTGGATCTGCCAGTCCTGGAGCACCTCTTTGCTCAG GCCTCAGCCTCAAGGAACAGGGTGAGTGCCTCAGCTTGGCTGTTCTGGACCTGGCCCGGATGGCCCTCGAGCAGGCTCAGCGGCCCGAGGAGTTGCTGAAGACGGTCAG CTACAAGGCCTGCCTGCCCCCTGGCCTGCGCGACCTCATCCAGGGCCTGAGCTTCGTGACTCGGAGGCGCATCCGAAGGACGGTGCGCCGGGCCTTGCGCCGCGTGGCGGCCTGCCAGGCCGACAGGCACTCGCTCATGGTCAAGTACATCATGGACCTCGAGCGGCTGGATCCAGACAGGGCCGCCGAGACCTTCCGCGTGGGTCTCCCCGGCGCTGCTGGTGGGCAGGATACGCCGGGGCTGCTCCGTGTGGCTGGCGGCACTGGCATCGCCTGGAGCCCGGGAGAACAAGAG GTCCTCCAGCCCTTCTGCGACTTTCCAGAAATCGTGGATATCAGCATCAAGCAGGCGCCGTGCATTGGCCCGGCTGCGGAGCATCGCCTGGTCACCATCACCAGGACAGACAATCAGATCCTG GAGGCCGAGTTCCCGGGGCTTCCCGCAGCGTTGTCCTTCGTGGCGCTCGTGGATGGCTACTTCCGGCTGACCACGGACTCGCGGCACTACTTCTGCAAGGAGGTGGCGCCGCCGCGGCTGCTGGAGGAGGTGGCTGAGCAGTGCCACGGCCCCATCAC CCTGGATTTTGCCATCAACAAACTCAAGACTGGGGGCTCACTTCCCGGCTCCTACGTCCTCCGCCGCAGTCCCCAGGATTTCGACAGCTACCTCCTAACTGTTTGTGTCCTG ACCCCCCTGGGCCCGGATTATAAGGGCTGCCTCATCCGGTGCGACCCCACAGGAACCTTCTCTCTGGCTGGCCTTGGCCGTCCCCACAGCAGTCTTCGCGAGCTCCTGGCAGCCTGTTGGAACGGTGGGTTGCATGTGGATGGGGTTGAGCTGTATCTCACTTTCTGCTGCAACCCCAGACCTAAAG AAAAGTCCAATCTGATTGTGGTCCGGAGAGGTTGCAACCCACCCACATCATCCCCTGTTCAGCCCCAATTCCAATGCCAGCTGAGTCAGATGACGTTTCACAAGATCCCTGCTGACAGCCTGCAGTGG CATGAGAACCTAGGTCACGGGTCCTTCACCAAGATTTATCGGGGCTGTCACCATGAGATTGTGGATGGGGAGGCCCGAGAGACAGAGGTGCTGCTCAAAGTGATGGATGCCAAGCACAAGAATTGCATGGAG TCATTCCTGGAAGCAGCGAGCTTGATGAGCCAAGTGTCATATCAGCATCTCATATTGCTCCATGGCGTGTGCATGgctggagaca GTATCATGGTTCAGGAATTTGTACGCCTGGGAGCGCTGGACACATACCTACGCAAGTGTGGCCACCTGGTGCCAGCCAGCTGGAAGCTACAGGTGATCAAACAGCTGGCCTATGCCCTCAACTACCTG GAAGACAAAGGTCTCCCTCATGGCAATGTCTCAGCCCGGAAGGTGCTCTTGGCTCGTGAGGGGACTGACGGGAACCTGCCTTTCATCAAGCTGAGTGACCCGGGTGTCAGCCCCACTGTGCTAAGCTTGGAGA TGCTCACTGACAGGATCCCCTGGGTGGCCCCTGAATGTCTCCAGGAGGCCCGAACACTTGGCTTGGAAGCTGACAAGTGGGGCTTTGGAGCCACGGTCTGGGAGGTGTTCAGTGGTGTCACAGTGCCCATCAGCGCCCTGGAGCCTGCCAAG AAGCTCCAGTTTTACCAGGAACGGCAGCAGTTGCCTGCCCCCAAGTGGATGGAGCTGGCCCTGCTGATCCAACAGTGCATGGCCTATGAGCCAGGCCAGAGGCCTTCTTTCCGCGCTGTCATCCGTGACCTGAACAGCCTCATCACTTCAG ATTATGAGCTCCTCTCAGACCCCACACCTGGCACCCTGGCACCCCGTGATGGGCTCTGGAATGGCACCCAGTTCTATGCGTGCCAGGACCCTACCATCTTTGAGGAGAGACACCTCAAGTACATCTCACAGCTGGGCAAG GGCAACTTTGGCAGCGTGGAGCTGTGCCGCTATGACCCGCTGGGCGACAACACAGGGGCCCTGGTGGCCGTGAAGCAGCTGCAGCACAGCGGGCCAGAACAACAGagggacttccagcgggagatccAGATCCTCAAAGCCCTCCACAGCGACTTCATCGTCAAGTACCGGGGTGTCAGCTACGGCCCAG GCCGCCAGAGCCTGCGGTTGGTCATGGAGTATCTGCCCAGCGGCTGCTTGCGCGACTTCCTGCAGCGACACCGCACCCGCCTGGACGCTGCCCGCCTGCTCCTCTACGCCTCCCAAATCTGCAAG GGCATGGAATACCTGGGCTCCTGCCGCTGCGTGCACCGCGACCTGGCGGCCCGGAACATCCTGGTGGAGAGCGAGACGCACGTCAAGATCGCCGACTTCGGCCTCGCCAAGCTGCTGCCTCTCGACAAAGACTACTACGTGGTCCGCGAGCCAGGCCAGAGCCCCATCTTCTG GTACGCCCCCGAGTCCCTCTCGGACAACATCTTCTCGCGCCAGTCGGATGTCTGGAGCTTCGGGGTGGTCCTGTACGAGCTCTTCACCTACAGTGACAAGAACTGTAGCCCCTCAGCC GAGTTCCTGCGGATGATGGGATGTGAGAGAGATGTTCCAGCCCTCTGCCGCCTCCTGGAGCTGCTGGCCGAGGGCCAGAGGCTGCCCGCACCTCCTGCCTGTCCTAGTGAG GTTCATGAGCTCATGAAGCTGTGCTGGGCCCCTAACCCTCAAGACCGGCCGTCCTTCAGTGCCCTGGGCCCCCAGCTGGATGCACTGTGGAGTGGAACCCGGGGGTAG
- the JAK3 gene encoding tyrosine-protein kinase JAK3 isoform X1 codes for MAPPSEETPLISQRSCSLSSSEAGALHVLLPPRGPGPPQCLSFSFGDHSAEDLCVCAAKASGILPVYHSLFALALEDLSCWFPPSHIFSVEDTGTQVLVYRLRFHFPNWFGLEKCHRFGLRKDLTSAILDLPVLEHLFAQHRHDLVSGRLSVGLSLKEQGECLSLAVLDLARMALEQAQRPEELLKTVSYKACLPPGLRDLIQGLSFVTRRRIRRTVRRALRRVAACQADRHSLMVKYIMDLERLDPDRAAETFRVGLPGAAGGQDTPGLLRVAGGTGIAWSPGEQEVLQPFCDFPEIVDISIKQAPCIGPAAEHRLVTITRTDNQILEAEFPGLPAALSFVALVDGYFRLTTDSRHYFCKEVAPPRLLEEVAEQCHGPITLDFAINKLKTGGSLPGSYVLRRSPQDFDSYLLTVCVLTPLGPDYKGCLIRCDPTGTFSLAGLGRPHSSLRELLAACWNGGLHVDGVELYLTFCCNPRPKEKSNLIVVRRGCNPPTSSPVQPQFQCQLSQMTFHKIPADSLQWHENLGHGSFTKIYRGCHHEIVDGEARETEVLLKVMDAKHKNCMESFLEAASLMSQVSYQHLILLHGVCMAGDSIMVQEFVRLGALDTYLRKCGHLVPASWKLQVIKQLAYALNYLEDKGLPHGNVSARKVLLAREGTDGNLPFIKLSDPGVSPTVLSLEMLTDRIPWVAPECLQEARTLGLEADKWGFGATVWEVFSGVTVPISALEPAKKLQFYQERQQLPAPKWMELALLIQQCMAYEPGQRPSFRAVIRDLNSLITSDYELLSDPTPGTLAPRDGLWNGTQFYACQDPTIFEERHLKYISQLGKGNFGSVELCRYDPLGDNTGALVAVKQLQHSGPEQQRDFQREIQILKALHSDFIVKYRGVSYGPGRQSLRLVMEYLPSGCLRDFLQRHRTRLDAARLLLYASQICKGMEYLGSCRCVHRDLAARNILVESETHVKIADFGLAKLLPLDKDYYVVREPGQSPIFWYAPESLSDNIFSRQSDVWSFGVVLYELFTYSDKNCSPSAEFLRMMGCERDVPALCRLLELLAEGQRLPAPPACPSEVHELMKLCWAPNPQDRPSFSALGPQLDALWSGTRG; via the exons ATGGCACCTCCAAGTGAGGAGACACCCCTGATTTCTCAGCGCTCCTGCAGCCTCTCCTCTTCAGAGGCTGGTGCCCTGCACGTGCTGCTGCCCCCTCGGGGCCCTGGACCCCCACAGTGCCTGTCCTTCTCCTTTGGGGACCACTCAGCTGAAGACCTGTGTGTTTGCGCTGCTAAGGCCAGTG GCATCCTGCCCGTGTACCACTCCCTCTTTGCTCTGGCTTTGGAAGACCTGTCCTGCTGGTTCCCCCCGAGCCACATCTTCTCCGTGGAGGACACGGGTACCCAGGTCCTTGTCTACAGGCTCCG cttTCATTTTCCCAACTGGTTTGGACTAGAGAAGTGCCACCGATTTGGGCTACGAAAGGACTTGACCAGTGCCATCTTGGATCTGCCAGTCCTGGAGCACCTCTTTGCTCAG CACCGCCATGACCTGGTGAGCGGCCGCCTCTCGGTAGGCCTCAGCCTCAAGGAACAGGGTGAGTGCCTCAGCTTGGCTGTTCTGGACCTGGCCCGGATGGCCCTCGAGCAGGCTCAGCGGCCCGAGGAGTTGCTGAAGACGGTCAG CTACAAGGCCTGCCTGCCCCCTGGCCTGCGCGACCTCATCCAGGGCCTGAGCTTCGTGACTCGGAGGCGCATCCGAAGGACGGTGCGCCGGGCCTTGCGCCGCGTGGCGGCCTGCCAGGCCGACAGGCACTCGCTCATGGTCAAGTACATCATGGACCTCGAGCGGCTGGATCCAGACAGGGCCGCCGAGACCTTCCGCGTGGGTCTCCCCGGCGCTGCTGGTGGGCAGGATACGCCGGGGCTGCTCCGTGTGGCTGGCGGCACTGGCATCGCCTGGAGCCCGGGAGAACAAGAG GTCCTCCAGCCCTTCTGCGACTTTCCAGAAATCGTGGATATCAGCATCAAGCAGGCGCCGTGCATTGGCCCGGCTGCGGAGCATCGCCTGGTCACCATCACCAGGACAGACAATCAGATCCTG GAGGCCGAGTTCCCGGGGCTTCCCGCAGCGTTGTCCTTCGTGGCGCTCGTGGATGGCTACTTCCGGCTGACCACGGACTCGCGGCACTACTTCTGCAAGGAGGTGGCGCCGCCGCGGCTGCTGGAGGAGGTGGCTGAGCAGTGCCACGGCCCCATCAC CCTGGATTTTGCCATCAACAAACTCAAGACTGGGGGCTCACTTCCCGGCTCCTACGTCCTCCGCCGCAGTCCCCAGGATTTCGACAGCTACCTCCTAACTGTTTGTGTCCTG ACCCCCCTGGGCCCGGATTATAAGGGCTGCCTCATCCGGTGCGACCCCACAGGAACCTTCTCTCTGGCTGGCCTTGGCCGTCCCCACAGCAGTCTTCGCGAGCTCCTGGCAGCCTGTTGGAACGGTGGGTTGCATGTGGATGGGGTTGAGCTGTATCTCACTTTCTGCTGCAACCCCAGACCTAAAG AAAAGTCCAATCTGATTGTGGTCCGGAGAGGTTGCAACCCACCCACATCATCCCCTGTTCAGCCCCAATTCCAATGCCAGCTGAGTCAGATGACGTTTCACAAGATCCCTGCTGACAGCCTGCAGTGG CATGAGAACCTAGGTCACGGGTCCTTCACCAAGATTTATCGGGGCTGTCACCATGAGATTGTGGATGGGGAGGCCCGAGAGACAGAGGTGCTGCTCAAAGTGATGGATGCCAAGCACAAGAATTGCATGGAG TCATTCCTGGAAGCAGCGAGCTTGATGAGCCAAGTGTCATATCAGCATCTCATATTGCTCCATGGCGTGTGCATGgctggagaca GTATCATGGTTCAGGAATTTGTACGCCTGGGAGCGCTGGACACATACCTACGCAAGTGTGGCCACCTGGTGCCAGCCAGCTGGAAGCTACAGGTGATCAAACAGCTGGCCTATGCCCTCAACTACCTG GAAGACAAAGGTCTCCCTCATGGCAATGTCTCAGCCCGGAAGGTGCTCTTGGCTCGTGAGGGGACTGACGGGAACCTGCCTTTCATCAAGCTGAGTGACCCGGGTGTCAGCCCCACTGTGCTAAGCTTGGAGA TGCTCACTGACAGGATCCCCTGGGTGGCCCCTGAATGTCTCCAGGAGGCCCGAACACTTGGCTTGGAAGCTGACAAGTGGGGCTTTGGAGCCACGGTCTGGGAGGTGTTCAGTGGTGTCACAGTGCCCATCAGCGCCCTGGAGCCTGCCAAG AAGCTCCAGTTTTACCAGGAACGGCAGCAGTTGCCTGCCCCCAAGTGGATGGAGCTGGCCCTGCTGATCCAACAGTGCATGGCCTATGAGCCAGGCCAGAGGCCTTCTTTCCGCGCTGTCATCCGTGACCTGAACAGCCTCATCACTTCAG ATTATGAGCTCCTCTCAGACCCCACACCTGGCACCCTGGCACCCCGTGATGGGCTCTGGAATGGCACCCAGTTCTATGCGTGCCAGGACCCTACCATCTTTGAGGAGAGACACCTCAAGTACATCTCACAGCTGGGCAAG GGCAACTTTGGCAGCGTGGAGCTGTGCCGCTATGACCCGCTGGGCGACAACACAGGGGCCCTGGTGGCCGTGAAGCAGCTGCAGCACAGCGGGCCAGAACAACAGagggacttccagcgggagatccAGATCCTCAAAGCCCTCCACAGCGACTTCATCGTCAAGTACCGGGGTGTCAGCTACGGCCCAG GCCGCCAGAGCCTGCGGTTGGTCATGGAGTATCTGCCCAGCGGCTGCTTGCGCGACTTCCTGCAGCGACACCGCACCCGCCTGGACGCTGCCCGCCTGCTCCTCTACGCCTCCCAAATCTGCAAG GGCATGGAATACCTGGGCTCCTGCCGCTGCGTGCACCGCGACCTGGCGGCCCGGAACATCCTGGTGGAGAGCGAGACGCACGTCAAGATCGCCGACTTCGGCCTCGCCAAGCTGCTGCCTCTCGACAAAGACTACTACGTGGTCCGCGAGCCAGGCCAGAGCCCCATCTTCTG GTACGCCCCCGAGTCCCTCTCGGACAACATCTTCTCGCGCCAGTCGGATGTCTGGAGCTTCGGGGTGGTCCTGTACGAGCTCTTCACCTACAGTGACAAGAACTGTAGCCCCTCAGCC GAGTTCCTGCGGATGATGGGATGTGAGAGAGATGTTCCAGCCCTCTGCCGCCTCCTGGAGCTGCTGGCCGAGGGCCAGAGGCTGCCCGCACCTCCTGCCTGTCCTAGTGAG GTTCATGAGCTCATGAAGCTGTGCTGGGCCCCTAACCCTCAAGACCGGCCGTCCTTCAGTGCCCTGGGCCCCCAGCTGGATGCACTGTGGAGTGGAACCCGGGGGTAG